The Veillonellales bacterium genome contains the following window.
GAGCTGCCAGCTGCTCCACCCCGCGATATAAAATTTGTGTGGTGGAGAGGGCTGGATTCGAACCAGCGAAGGCGATGCCGGCAGATTTACAGTCTGCTCCCTTTAGCCACTCGGGAACCTCTCCTTATAAACTGTTGAATGGAGCTGGCGAGAAGAATCGAACTCCCAACCTGCTGATTACAAGTCAGCTGCTCTACCAATTGAGCTACGCCAGCATTAAAATTTTCCCAGCTTTTGTCTCAGTGACAAAATTTATTATATAATAATTTCTTTGTTATGTCAATATCTTTTTCATTATTAATCTGGTGGAGGGGGCTGGATTCGAACCAGCGAAGGCGATGCCGGCAGATTTACAGTCTGCTCCCTTTAGCCACTCGGGAACCCCTCCGAATTTTGTGAGCCATATTACTCATATATCGTGACGAGATATAATGTTATCATAAATATCATTTGCTGTAAAGTGGTATTTACTAACATATTGAAATAAGAAGTGAAACTAATCACCGAAGCAAATGTCAATCCCTCGCGCGGCCTTGATGAGTTCTCCATTTACCGGAACATTGTGGGACTTGCCGGCAATTTCCTTTACCGGAATATTAACAATCCGGTTTTGCTTTAAAGCTACCATACAGCCTTGTTTACCCTGCCGTAAAACTTCTACGGCAGCAATGCCGTAACGAGTTGCCAGCACCCGGTCAAATGCTGTCGGACTTCCGCCCCGCTGAAGGTGTCCTAATACGGTACAACGGCATTCAATCCCCGTACGGTTCTCGATCTCCTGCGCCAGTTTCTCACCAGCGCCGCCCAGCCGGATTTTTTCCGTACTGCCGGCTGCCGCCTGCGTACCCATAAGCTGTCCGCCGACTTCTACCGTTCCTTCTGCTATAACGATGATACTAAAGGATTTCCCCTGTGCCTGACGCCGGGAAATTTTCTGAATCACCGAATCAACGCTGTAAGGAATCTCCGGTATTAAAATGCAGTCCGCACCGCCGGCCAGCCCGGAATGCAGAGCGATCCAACCGGCATATCTGCCCATGACTTCCAGCAGCATCACCCGGTGATGAGATTCCGCCGTAGTATGAAGCCGGTCCAAAGCATCAGTTGCCACAGTAACGGCCGTATCAAATCCGAAGGTGCGCTCCGTACCGGAAATATCATTGTCGATTGTTTTCGGCACTGCCGCCACCGGCAGGCCCAAACCGGCAAATTCCGCCCCTATTTTCAAACTGCCGTCGCCGCCGATAACAATAAGAGCCTCGATACCGGCATTTTCCAAATTCTTCATTGCCTGGCCGGACATATCCCGATAAGCAACCTGCCCCGCCTCAAGCACCCGGTAATGAAAAGGATTATCCCGGTTCGTAGTGCCTAAAATCGTCCCTCCCCGAGGCAGAATTCCCGATACCGCTTGAATGTCTAATTCCAGCATCTGATTTTCCACCAAACCACCAAAGCCATTTTTTATTCCCCAGACCTTCATTCCGCAGCCGACAGCTGTTTTTACCACTGCCCGGATTACCGCATTCAATCCGGGGCAGTCTCCGCCGCCGGTAAGCACGCCAATAGTATGAAACTGGTTCATTTGCCTTTCTCCTCCAATCAGCCGATTCCACGCGTTACCATTTTCTGCCTCATATTCCATTTGATACCTATTTTAAAAAAGACACCCTTATTCGGATGTCCATTTTGTTAGTCGTCAGTATGATCATTGCAATCGCCGATTTCCATTTGCATTTCCTTGTTGAGACCGGTTATATCCTTGCATACACCATTCACATCATTCTCTTCGCTGCGATTGTCCAGATAGCGTTCCAGTTTCCGTTTTACCCGTTGCAGAGCATTGTCGATAGATTTAACATGCCGCTCCAGTTCTACCGCAATTTCCTGATAGGACTTGCCGTCCAGATAGGACATCAGCACTTTCCATTCCAGATCACTTAAAATCTGCCCCATCTTTTCTTCAATATCAATAAACTCTTCCCGGCTGATAACCAATTCCTCCGGGTCGGAAATTTTAGAACCTGACAATACATCCAATAATGTACGGTCAGAATCTTCATCATATATTGGTTTATTTAAGGAAATATAAGAGTTCAAGGGGATATGCTTTTGTCTGGTAGCCGTCTTGATCGCGGTAATAATCTGACGGGTCACGCATAATTCGGCAAAAGCCCGAAATGAGGAAAGCTTATCATTGCGAAAATCCCGAATCGCTTTATATAAG
Protein-coding sequences here:
- a CDS encoding ATP-dependent 6-phosphofructokinase, with amino-acid sequence MNQFHTIGVLTGGGDCPGLNAVIRAVVKTAVGCGMKVWGIKNGFGGLVENQMLELDIQAVSGILPRGGTILGTTNRDNPFHYRVLEAGQVAYRDMSGQAMKNLENAGIEALIVIGGDGSLKIGAEFAGLGLPVAAVPKTIDNDISGTERTFGFDTAVTVATDALDRLHTTAESHHRVMLLEVMGRYAGWIALHSGLAGGADCILIPEIPYSVDSVIQKISRRQAQGKSFSIIVIAEGTVEVGGQLMGTQAAAGSTEKIRLGGAGEKLAQEIENRTGIECRCTVLGHLQRGGSPTAFDRVLATRYGIAAVEVLRQGKQGCMVALKQNRIVNIPVKEIAGKSHNVPVNGELIKAARGIDICFGD
- the sigH gene encoding RNA polymerase sporulation sigma factor SigH; the protein is MRVNAQCELYVGFENMTDEEIVMDAKENDNTVALDYLINKYRNFVRAKARSYFLIGADREDIIQEGMIGLYKAIRDFRNDKLSSFRAFAELCVTRQIITAIKTATRQKHIPLNSYISLNKPIYDEDSDRTLLDVLSGSKISDPEELVISREEFIDIEEKMGQILSDLEWKVLMSYLDGKSYQEIAVELERHVKSIDNALQRVKRKLERYLDNRSEENDVNGVCKDITGLNKEMQMEIGDCNDHTDD